A window from Solanum stenotomum isolate F172 chromosome 5, ASM1918654v1, whole genome shotgun sequence encodes these proteins:
- the LOC125864275 gene encoding uncharacterized protein LOC125864275 yields MRGMKGEILLNISAEKAWEMYRDNDKISRINPQMLAKAEYIKGKGEPGSLRCFQLGPALSNYVKQSIEKIEKVEEGRSVTYQVTDGDLKKMYNPYRVTFSFIPVSNEQCVAEWKAEYEPIAPTIPTPEKARDAAISFLKLFGKIENQAL; encoded by the exons ATGAGAGGAATGAAAGGTGAAATTTTGCTCAACATCTCTGCAGAAAAAGCATGGGAAATGTATAGGGATAATGATAAAATTAGCAGAATTAATCCACAAATGCTTGCTAAAGCTGAATATATTAAAGGAAAAGGAGAGCCTGGCAGTCTCAGATGTTTCCAGCTTGGTCCTG CATTAAGCAACTATGTCAAGCAATCAATAGAAAAGATAGAGAAGGTGGAAGAGGGGAGGTCGGTGACATATCAAGTCACTGATGGTGATTTGAAGAAAATGTATAATCCATACAGAGTTACCTTCTCTTTCATTCCTGTGAGCAATGAGCAATGTGTAGCAGAATGGAAAGCAGAATATGAGCCAATTGCACCTACAATTCCTACACCAGAAAAGGCAAGAGATGCTGCAATAtcatttctcaaattatttggaaaaatagAGAACCAAGCTCTATAA
- the LOC125864276 gene encoding uncharacterized protein LOC125864276: MASGSSGRPSNSSGSKGFDFGSDDILCSYEDYPHQDASNGTHSDPAIATNSAKEFHKNRMTRSSMFPTSTYSPPEESSFNQDMICTVEKTMKKYTDNLMRFLEGISSRLSQLELYCYNLDKSIGEMRSDLVRDHGEADLKLKALEKHVQEVHRSVQILRDKQELAETQKELAKLQFAQKEPASANNSQQNEDRNAQPVSDSNKGDNSTDVNGQQLALALPHQVAPRAPLTNQPVEQPQQAPPQPIPSQSMTQSQGYYLPPVQMSNPPAPTHLSQGQYLSSDPQYRTSQMQDLSRLPTQPGAPPGNQTPQIQSMPQYQQQQWAQQVPQQVQASQQVQQHQLPTVQQQGRPSSPAVYPSYPPSQPNPSPEPVPNSMPMQMSFSAIPQSVTSRPEAIPYGYDRSGRPLQSQPPTQHLKPSFGAPGDGYATSGPHPSLSAGNAYLMYDGEGPRGQPPNFPQSGYPPSSFSPQNAQSSPSPNHMVRPPQLMRTHPYNELIEKLASMGYRGDHVVNVIQRLEENGQTVDFNTVLDRLNGHSSGGPQRGWSG, encoded by the exons ATGGCATCTGGATCGTCTGGTAGGCCGAGTAATTCTTCGGGTTCGAAGGGCTTTGATTTTGGGTCTGATGATATTCTCTGTTCTTATGAAGATTATCCACATCAAGATGCCTCTAATGGAACCCACTCTGATCCTGCGATTGCTACCAATTCTGCTAAG GAGTTCCACAAAAACAGAATGACGAGGTCATCGATGTTTCCCACTTCGACATATAGCCCTCCAGAGGAATCTTCCTTCAATCAAGACATGATATGTACTGTTGAGAAGACCATGAAAAAATATACGGACAATCTCATGAGATTTCTAGAGGGTATCAGTTCACGCTTGTCGCAGTTGGAACTGTACTGTTACAACCTTGACAAGTCCATTGGGGAAATGCGGTCTGATTTAGTTCGAGATCATGGTGAGGCAGATTTGAAACTGAAGGCTCTTGAGAAGCATGTTCAAGAG GTCCACAGATCTGTACAGATTCTGAGAGATAAGCAAGAACTTGCTGAAACTCAGAAGGAGCTGGCTAAGCTTCAGTTTGCGCAGAAAGAACCAGCTTCAGCGAACAATTCTCAGCAGAATGAGGACAGAAATGCTCAACCTGTGTCTGATTCCAATAAAGGTGACAACTCAACTGATGTAAATGGACAACAACTGGCACTTGCTCTACCCCATCAAGTAGCACCCCGGGCTCCTCTTACTAACCAACCCGTCGAGCAGCCACAACAGGCACCTCCACAACCAATTCCATCTCAAAGTATGACGCAGTCACAAGGTTACTATTTACCCCCAGTGCAGATGTCAAATCCACCAGCTCCAACTCACTTGTCCCAAGGTCAATATCTTTCATCTGACCCCCAGTATCGAACTTCTCAAATGCAAGATCTTTCTAGGTTACCAACCCAGCCAGGAGCACCTCCGGGCAATCAGACCCCACAAATCCAGTCAATGCCCCAATATCAGCAGCAGCAATGGGCGCAACAGGTACCTCAGCAGGTTCAAGCATCCCAACAGGTTCAACAGCATCAGCTTCCAACTGTGCAACAGCAAGGTAGACCCTCATCACCTGCTGTTTATCCCTCTTATCCACCCAGTCAACCGAATCCTTCTCCTGAACCGGTCCCCAATAGCATGCCAATGCAAATGTCATTTTCTGCGATCCCTCAATCAGTTACAAGCCGTCCAGAAGCAATACCTTATGGGTATGACAGGTCTGGTAGGCCACTTCAGTCACAGCCTCCAACCCAGCATCTCAAGCCTTCGTTTGGTGCTCCAGGGGATGGGTATGCAACTAGTGGGCCTCATCCATCTCTTTCTGCAGGAAATGCATATTTGATGTACGACGGTGAAGGCCCAAGGGGACAACCACCAAATTTCCCACAAAGTGGTTATCCTCCCTCCAGCTTCTCTCCCCAGAACGCACAGTCCTCCCCAAGCCCCAATCATATGGTTCGTCCACCTCAATTGATGCGCACTCATCCTTACAATGAATTAATTGAGAAGCTGGCAAGCATGGGCTACAGGGGTGATCATGTGGTTAATGTTATCCAAAGGCTCGAGGAGAATGGTCAGACAGTTGATTTCAATACTGTGCTCGATAGGCTGAATGGACATTCTTCAGGTGGTCCTCAAAGAGGATGGTCGGGTTAG
- the LOC125865461 gene encoding uncharacterized protein LOC125865461, with product MKKSNIFVASITAASAVAISSSNSSSKVRISHHQDESSSKKKKMVEENSSKKMGESKSSSDKFAPKFDGLRFIETLVTAHR from the exons atgaagaaatcaaatatttttgtaGCTTCCATAACTGCAGCTTCTGCAGTTGCTATTTCTTCTTCCAATTCTTCATCCAAAGTTCGAATTTCTCATCATCAG GATGAAAGTTcgtcgaagaagaagaagatggtgGAAGAAAATTCATCGAAGAAAATGGGAGAATCAAAATCTTCTTCAGATAAATTTGCACCAAAATTTGATGGATTGAGATTTATTGAAACTTTGGTTACAGCTCACAGATAA